From the Paraburkholderia sp. PREW-6R genome, one window contains:
- the fliD gene encoding flagellar filament capping protein FliD, translated as MSTVTSSTASSAAASSVAADKAALQQAMQSVISGATGNSSMDVNSLVTALVNAKTAGQVAQLSTEQSTDTTQISAYGTLSAALSALQSGLTTLSNGSLQSTFTATMTGGTGITASAASGAVAGSYSVAVSQIAKSQALSSAKFDSTQQLGTGTLSITLGSNTAFNVSVDSSNNTIAGIAAAINGASGNPGVTATVVNGTDGAHLVLASSSSGAANTISVAVNNLTTDNGLSSLGVTSTASTNGGQSSISSAVSASAWSQSSVAQDAEFSVNGINASSSTNSVTTAISGVTLNLTAAAVTTPATTQTLTIAADTTAQSTAINNFVSLYNTVVTTMGTLTQFNSNSTTQGPLLGDSTLNTVSNALASIVSSGVKSGNSSFSLGSIGISLQADGTLSVDSTTLSNALQNNSSTVASLFNATNGIGAQLNSSITGFTQTGGIIDLRTTALNTDLTSITTQQSNLNDYISQLTSQYSAQFTALNTLMATTTNNANYLTQLFGGTNSAGALATNK; from the coding sequence ATGTCAACGGTTACGTCCTCTACTGCATCTAGCGCAGCAGCCAGCTCAGTCGCGGCCGACAAGGCAGCACTGCAGCAGGCCATGCAGTCCGTTATCAGCGGTGCGACAGGCAATTCGTCGATGGACGTCAATTCGCTCGTGACCGCGCTCGTGAATGCAAAAACTGCTGGCCAGGTCGCGCAACTCTCGACCGAGCAAAGCACCGACACCACCCAGATTTCCGCATACGGCACGCTTTCCGCCGCGCTCAGCGCGCTGCAAAGCGGGCTCACCACGCTGTCGAACGGCTCGCTTCAATCCACCTTTACCGCCACGATGACGGGCGGCACGGGGATTACCGCTTCCGCCGCCTCCGGCGCAGTGGCAGGCAGCTACAGCGTCGCGGTCTCGCAGATCGCGAAATCGCAGGCGCTCTCGTCGGCAAAATTCGACTCGACCCAACAGCTCGGCACCGGCACGTTGTCTATTACGCTTGGCAGCAACACGGCGTTCAACGTATCGGTCGACAGCTCGAACAACACCATTGCCGGCATCGCCGCCGCCATCAACGGCGCGAGCGGCAATCCCGGCGTCACCGCCACCGTCGTGAACGGCACGGACGGCGCCCACCTCGTGCTCGCGTCGTCTTCGAGCGGCGCGGCCAATACGATCAGCGTCGCCGTCAATAACCTGACCACCGACAACGGTCTGTCAAGCCTCGGCGTCACGTCCACCGCCAGCACCAATGGCGGCCAGTCGAGCATCTCGTCGGCTGTTTCCGCGAGCGCATGGTCGCAGAGCTCCGTGGCTCAGGACGCCGAGTTTTCGGTCAACGGCATCAACGCGTCGAGCTCCACCAACTCCGTCACGACCGCCATCTCCGGGGTGACGCTGAACCTGACGGCCGCCGCCGTCACCACGCCGGCCACCACGCAAACGCTTACGATCGCTGCGGACACCACCGCGCAGTCCACCGCGATCAACAACTTCGTCTCGCTGTACAACACGGTCGTGACCACGATGGGCACGCTCACGCAGTTCAACTCGAATTCCACGACGCAAGGTCCGCTGCTCGGCGACTCCACGCTCAACACGGTGAGCAATGCGCTGGCGTCGATCGTGTCGAGCGGTGTGAAGAGCGGCAACTCGTCGTTCAGCCTGGGCTCGATCGGCATTTCGCTGCAAGCCGACGGCACGCTTTCGGTCGACAGCACCACGCTCAGCAACGCATTGCAGAACAATTCGTCGACGGTCGCGTCGCTATTCAATGCGACCAACGGCATCGGCGCACAGTTGAACAGCAGCATCACGGGTTTCACGCAGACCGGCGGTATTATCGATCTGCGCACGACCGCGCTGAACACCGATCTGACCAGCATCACGACGCAGCAATCGAATCTGAACGACTACATCAGTCAGTTGACGAGCCAGTACAGCGCGCAATTCACCGCGCTCAACACGCTGATGGCCACGACGACCAACAACGCGAATTACCTCACGCAGCTCTTCGGCGGCACGAACAGCGCCGGTGCGCTGGCGACGAACAAGTAA
- the fliT gene encoding flagellar protein FliT produces the protein MEQNAVIEQVLALTRDMEHAASLADWPEAARLAELRSPLIMSLDAQQAHASGDALRSVLARNAAMLADAQTSQRELEAEYSAAMKRVNAVGQYQKTALL, from the coding sequence GTGGAACAGAATGCAGTGATCGAACAGGTGCTGGCGCTCACGCGCGACATGGAACATGCGGCGTCACTGGCTGACTGGCCAGAGGCCGCGCGCCTCGCCGAGCTCCGCTCACCGCTGATCATGTCGCTCGACGCACAGCAGGCGCACGCTTCCGGCGACGCGCTGCGTTCGGTCCTCGCGCGCAACGCGGCAATGCTCGCGGACGCGCAGACCAGTCAGCGGGAACTGGAAGCCGAATACAGCGCGGCGATGAAACGCGTGAACGCCGTCGGCCAGTACCAGAAGACGGCCCTGCTGTAA